The DNA segment cgccaagtggtgagaaaagctcacttggcccttcgggccaggtgagctaaaaaggcgacaatgcctgatgacgttgaatataaagaacacaagtttctgaaaatctttgaaaaagaacgataaaaagcattagagaaacagattccgacactataactcgtgtattataatataatcatgaacATGTGCCAACCTTTTCTTGTTGAACAACTTTAACATTTGATTCAGACACCTGGTCTATCTTGTTCAATAGTTCCTGTTCTCTTTTGAACCAATTGTCTTGTTCCtacaataaatatatgaatggtTTAATATGGTGGGAAATAATTTTGGATAAAGGTTAATAAGACATATATGTGTAtcttactacatgtatatcaccCTATGTTCTTTCATGTTAATGCTTATGTACAAGATTGATTGTGCataaaatcacaataaaaatgcagtaaaaaaaattgaagcgttataaaaaaaaatagcaattattTGACTATTCCTCCTGACGAACTGTAAAAAGTATTTCCTTTCATACAATAAGACTTATTTATATTATCTGAGATAAAATGAATACAGTACCTGATACATCCTATCCTGTAATTGTTGGAATTTTTTATCCATCTGATCTCTGTTATCTTTTATCATATCTAATTCCTGCTTTATCAAACTCGACTTCTCTCTTTCTGTGTCTAACATCTCCTCTGCATGTCTTCTATTCCTTTCCTTTTCTTCAAACtgcaaaatcaattaaaattataaaagaaagcAACACACCAGCATAAATCTTAAAAAGGTGATCACTAAACtttcatgtttataaaaatatcatttatgtttcccttttatggaaaaaaaatcatagaaaataaatctttaaattcaaaaattcctactctggtatttttcaaagtcaaaagACATTTCTACttcatatttcatatatcataattatatttCCGTATTCAGTGATCAGCAAAATCTGGCTCAAAACCATACTttgttctctatttttttttttaaagtttacatCACAATGAATATGTTTTGTGTTACACCACAACTATATAATGTAAATTACCTAAACCAAAATTTCAACCTAACAGAGAAGTAAAACAATTTGCCCACCTACTATTGTTGACAAGCCACTAAGCAACTCTTCTGTATTGTCTATACTAACAAGATACTGACTAAGATGAACAACACATACCTGTGATCTTAGTTCCTCTACAGTGGTCTCTGCTTCATCTCTTTCAACTCTCACCACCTCTAAAGCTTGAGTCATGTCTTGTTCAAAGGAATCTATCACCTGCAAAGCAGTACAAAACTCAGATTAAACCTTAGgtgtttcatattatttctcTTTCATAAAAAATCTTTTAGCATAACTTTATATCCTATTCATCCCCATGAAGATCCATTGTTTTCCACTAAGAAGGGTTGACCCAttgaaatgtcttgccttcaaacatcaatattcaaatattagtATAATAAAGGTATAATTGAGTTACAATTTGCAATCAGTCTTggtgacttttaaaaatatttttatagattaggACCTCAGCTTGAGACTCACCAGTGCCCCCCAAAAATATGATCACATAAATAATAGAAGCAAGATTAAAAGAATAccttttgttgtttgtttattgtttcttCAAGTTTCATTTTCTCCTGTCTATTTTTCTCCAGTGATATTGTCTTCTCATGATCTTGTACCTTCCATCCTTCTAATACTTTACCCAATTgctagaaaataaataaaaggtcACTTAGTTTATGTCACTTTCAGATTCATATAGATAATCAGTTATTCAACTActgaatagttttttttaatttgcatatatttgataaaattatcttttttacatgtacaatgaataactttatgaaaaaatacCTATTCAACAAGATGACAGTTACCGCCACTGCCCTCAGATCtatactttgtattttttgttgttgttgcgaTATATAAATACCCTGCCACGTCTGATCTGAGTTTTTGTTAGATGTCTTTCTGCTTTATAAGTTAAgcctatttcaattgatatataGTTTGTCCTTATGTTGTGCtgtaacaccactgtcccaggtaaggggaTGGGTTGAGTGctctcaaaaatatttaatccagccatattttttatgagtCTGTTCAAAGTCAGATGTCTCTTGTTCAGTGTGATGTTGGCTCATGTTtgtcttatttgtttttgcataaattgtttcattaaaattagGGCATTAGTATTctaaattgaattgttttatatttttcaggcCAGGGCTTTATGTAGCCAACTATAGGGGTCTAGTTTTTCTaaatgttgaaggccatatggttGCTTACTTCATTGGATAATTGTCTTATTagcgatcataccacatctccctatTTTCATACTGTTAAAAAGTATATTTGGTGAATTACCTTGTCTAACTGTTCAATCATTATATCTTTCCGTTTATCTGTAGACACTGCAACTGCTAGCTGTTGTTGTGTTTCTAAATGCTGTCAAAAAAGTAtgaatagttttaaaatattctgaatatccatgtaagggagataattcaaattAATTGTGTTAACTGCACAAggcataaaatatatttctcataaattatcaaaaactgCCTGATTGGtagttaaaaattgttttattaattatttttcataaaaacataTAGTAATCAAATGGATTAACAAAATctaaacatttgtataataatttttttttgttcatttgacatttttgattttatgcAAAACTacccaaaaatatcaaaatttgaagtACAGTGAAAGTAGTCCTACTTTACCAAATGCATATATGCAAAGAAATTTTTAACATCAgtacaaaagttttaaaaatgaaaattcaaattcagaAATATTAGTATTTTTACTTTACATCAATCATCTTAATTCACTGTTACCAAGAACTAACCTTTATATTCAGCTTCTGTATCTGTTGTTCACAATGCTGAAACAACAACAAGATATGCTTTATTCCATATAAGAATGCCAATAATTAaccaacaaaaatacataatctGTATTATACAAAATTGCCTTTCATATTCATTCCTTGATAGTGTCATCACCAAATGTGACTAATCACTGGATGTGTACTTGCCACAAAAACATGACAGGTGAAACTAGTGGGGTAGGAACTGTCTGCCGTTCAAGACTCAAAGCAAGTTTTATGATGAGGTTTGTGTTACTCACATTTTATActtctttgatttgttttgtagtcTTTTATTTGtcctttcttttattttttctgcccatagtggttttttttcttccactTGAAAGTTTTTTAAATACCCCTTGGgaagtttttatataatattttaacaatatacctTTCTTCTATATCTTTCTTTCTCTAAAATTTCTCTCAGTCTTGTATTTTCATTCTGTACAGATACATCATTTCTGTTTATTGAAGAGTTATCTGTCCACATACAGGCTGTGATACTTGGAAAATTCTCCAGTAACTCTGATACATTGTCCTGACCATTTCCACTGAAAGAACAATAGAAATACAATAGTGTTAAACTATGCTGCAAATAGGATAAGATGCATTAATCAACAACAGAAATAGGTTACACTCATATACTCATTTCCCTCATTTCTTAGGTCCATATTGCTTCACTAAATACACAGTCATCCTGCTAGTGAGGTTAAGcatttaaatcaaaaaaaaaaaaaaaaatataccttcatgtgctactttttgagtaaaatgaggtcgaaattttgtatatttgctcaaaattcagatttgtggccgtaatttttttttccaaagaaAGACAttccttttttgttataaaagataaacacaaattgttttttgttaaataatcggtaatttctgtattttataagtatcataaaaaattgtgcattttttattcataaataactcatatttatcaaatgttcatgaattgaggaaaatacgtcattttttgctgcatgtttatcaacattaaaaaaaatcctcgatttacagttttataaaatttgggtcacataatctccctgcaaaatgaaacaaattgctgttttgaaaaataggggtccatgaactcgttttcaaattaaatcagtttgaatgataaaaatcagtagAAAAATGCaccttttcccgatatgtcacagtttgacgtcgcgaaaataacattttacgttagcaacgtcattacctcccctgtaactgtatcgtatgcccttaatacGAATTATTCATTAGAATAACTATGTACAATTGGAATTAGATTGagttttgatttttggtgttttaacatCACTTTTAATCTTGgcatttaggctatttcgtggcggcaAATTTTTATTGGTGAAGGAAGACCTTCGATAGGATagctgacaatcctagtcaattaggattggagtcgagtgcactAGCATGAGCAGGgtttgaactcacaacctcagtgttgactggctagtgattccAGTAGttactacttagaccactcggccatcgAGGCCCCAATTAGAATTAGATGAAACTAATTAATATTTGGTGTCCTTTTGAATGGAATTTGTAGTCACTCCCTTCAACAGATGccttatatttaatataaaacagtAATTATGTTACCTCATTACTGAATATTCCACATTTCCTGGGTATGGTTCATTGTGAACTTCCTCATGATCATCATTGAAGTCAAATGATTTCGCTCctacaaataagaaagaaaaataagttAGTCAGCTCActgttttcaaattctaatgaGTATTGAATTTTTTCAACCtattaaaatgtgtttcaaTCAAAAAATAATGTCCACTGATATATAATTTCAATTAGGCAGATACATCATATATTGATTGACACCATATTTGGGCTTGTGAcgtaacatacattttgtaggtTCAGCGGTTATATTTTCTGGCACATGAAATGCAACCATATTGAATACTGGCAACAAGAAggctaaataataaatattatatttcaggTCTTTACTCAATCACACACTTTACAAGTTCATAAACTTCTCTAAATATTGGTGACTTACCCATCATTGAATTAGATTCGCTCGTGGATAATTTCAACATATTCTTTAACTGACTACGAACATCTTCCATTCCCTGTACATCCAAACTACTATCCTACaatgaaagtttaaaatatataaaaataagataccTGTTAaatggttcatttttttataagtttgtgTTGCTAAATAAActctaaaatattttatttccttaccaaaatttctaatttaaattcaaCTATGATTGTAGTATTCTTAGATGGACCAGAAAAAAAGCTGACAAaattttacctaatttttaaatttcacaaagTTATCAAACCTGCTTTtgagatttatttaaaaatcctaattctaagttaaaaaataagttaacaaAGTCAATTTCTGTATGATGATAATCAAAATCCAAGATGTCAGAAAATCAACACAAAAGTGTAACATAGGTTGCTTTAAATCAAATGTATAGGAACATGAAAACTTACATGAGCTTCAGAATAATGTTCCATTTGTGAGACAGGTGAGTAATCTTCCTTTGTCTTATGTTGCTCTGAAATCCTACCACGGTCTACTTTGTTTCCTCCTTTATTCACTGGCACACCACCATATCTACTTTGTCCATCTGTAGGACCAATATTACCTCTAGATACTGATACACTATTATCTCTACTCTGGCCCTGTACAGCCTGTCTAGTATTCCTGTTTGCTGGAAAAGAATCTCCAACTTTGTTCAAACTCTCAGTTGACTGCCCACTACCCATTCTCACATTTCCTTTAGCTTTAACAGGTAGTTGGGAAGTCTTTTCCTGTGCTCTTCCCTTTGGTTCCTCTCTTACCAATCTAGATTTTGCATGCTGGGCAAGAACTTCCCTTTTCTGTGCTCCTTTTTCCAAGTAGGATTGTTGATCTCTGTTTCCTTGCCCTTTTGCATAATTCCATGGTTTTTTATCGACAGGCTTTCCCTCTGGTTTGTTGCTTGCTGCCATTTGAGACCTACTTGTGTCCTTCATCTGTACATCATGTGTTGGATTGGTCATTGCCTGTCCTCTTCCACCACTGGTTGCATGCTGATTTACTACTGCTGACATTTGAGCCATGTTCTGTACTTGTTGGTTCCTATTGACTGGTACCTTATTTTGATGAGGGTTATAAACTCTATCCTGACCTGAGTGAATACTGGCAGTATTTGCTTCATGATTCTGTTGTGAAGAAAGAAACCTTTGGGTTTGTGGCTCATCAAGGTCAATTAGTTTCTGGCTGAATCCTCCACTCTGATTTAAACTATCTGGAGTTATAGGACTATGACCAAACTGATTTTGTTGTGGAACTGACACAAATATTTCTCTCGTTTCAAACAGCTGTGAATGCTGTAGACTTGGACTTATACTGTGATGGTGGGGAGACTGTCCATGACTTGGTGAATACTTTGGTGACCTTCTATCCCCACCAAATGTTGGAATAGATTGTTGTGGTGAATTTCTAACCACTTTCTGTTGTCCTTGTGTTTGGTAATTATCTCTAAATGGAGAAATATCTGTTTCATTAAGTGTTTGTTGAGTAAGTTCAAAGTTTTCATGTGTGCTTTCATAGTTTACGTTCTGAGAGACTTTTGGTCTCATTTGTTGTCTTGACAAGGACGGAGATTTCATACCTGAATCAAAATGTTCTTCTTGATAATTATTAAGATCATGTAAAGGGGAGAAAATAACCTTACTATCCAGTTCCTCTTCTGGCTCACTTTGATTTGGGGAAGTTTTCAACTCATAAAAATTTCCATCAGGCGAGTCATTACGATTCATTCCTGAATTTTCAATAAACTGTTCTCTTGTGATCATTGAAATACTTCTGCTATTATGATCAGGTGTTGATGCAGATCTATTGATTCCTCTTGGCAGAATAACATCAGTCATAGCAGTTTCATCAAGAGAAGAGAAATCTAGCTGTTTGATTGGACGAAATACCACTGATTCACTATCACCAGCTACAAAACCAGAGCTCTGTGAAAACATTGGGCTTCCATCTGGACGGGATCGCTGATATGCTGCATTATTTCCTGTTTGCTCTTGTTGGTTATTACCTATTTGAATGAGCTCTTCATCTCTAAGCATACTTtcattttgagaattcaatccATCACCTTTACTCATAAATGACTGTCCTGGGAAATCGCTAGGGTCCATGTCTTCAAAATTTTGCCCAAGAAATTGAGAATTTGGCTCTAAATATCTTTGAAAGTCAACTGCATTCTCCTCATCTATATAATGTTGTTGATCATTCTCATATGGTTCATCCTGGCCTGTTTGTTGCAAGCCATGTATTAAACGGTTAGTTAGTTCCTGGTTAAATTGGCCTTCCATCTTTGACCATCAGtagctgaaaaataaaataaaaattgtgtcAAACTTTGTGTACTACTTATaccttaaaattaaatatatttttagtatGGGGgtcagcatattttttttacagttcaCCTTagctttcatattttattaaattcataacaataaaaactacactgaattcatttttattccttataaatatatatttttcatattattccACTTAGGACAGATCAACATGAATGCAATGTTGACATCACTAACGCCTGACAACTATAGTATGTCTAGGATAGCTTTTTCTTGCTTTTGCAAAGAACACAATGCACACTTGAAAAAACTAATCTCTGTTCCAAGCACTTGCTTCAGGCAATAGTGGAGGCAAAATAAGGTTTGAGACCCATAACAATGCTTTAAACAAGAGCCTGTGATCTCTGTACTTCCAATTCTACACGTATTTTAAAGTAACACTACAAGTTAAACCTTGTAGCTTTTGAAATTGGTGCCACTTGAATACCATGAAGATTTGATGTCTTACAACAATCGGTTTTCCTATGAGGTCTCAGAGATTTACTATTGTAACAGGGATCTCCATGACCTGTTTTATGATGGAGGCCTgccatatttaaaatattaatcgcCACTGTCAAAGATCCCTGCCATTGTTCAATAATTATTATCTTCCTCCATCGTCAAATGATACACCGTTATTACACACCAttgtcaaaatttgtttttgttattctaGCAGCAGCCATTTTTGTAAGCAATTATAATCAGAGGTTTCCAAGTGAAATATGAATCCGTGTCCCTCCGCCCTGATTTCGGTTCGCCCTAGTTACTGTTCGCCCTAGTTCAGTTTCCCCCTGAGATCGTTCgtcctgatttttattttttattatagtgttgtgttgtgtgtatttcatgtatttaattGAATATGTTGAAGTCAGTCTATAATTTCGCcaaatatttacaatgtattATGCAGGGTTGGTAAAAACCCGGGTTTTatgagtattgcccagcccagTGGGAAATACTGGAAAAACCCGGTTTTTACTGGGTTTTAGTGGGTAATACTgggtaatataaaatacttgTCTAAATTTTAAAGAGGATTCAGTGATAATCACAAATATAATActtttaataagatatttataccCTATTTTGTTTGTCTAGCATTTGTCTAGACCATGTAGACTGGcaaactgtaaatataaagcaaaacatttttttctttcaaataaatataactcctaatttaagaattttaaaacaattacttaattgtaagaaaaaatacatttaagtaATGTCACTTATATTTAATTAGTAATTATTCAGATTAGAACACagatttgtttatgtaacaataatcaGCCCTTATAATTGATTATTCTATAAGTTTTATTGGCATGACCCCTTAGGGTGTTTATTTAGCAATATGAATGTatcacaaataaaattaacaagtcacttaaaataaaatgcatgtttcaaagtttgaattatttaaataatgtttggtTACTGTCACTTTGGTAATTAAAAAGGTATCTTTAAATGTACAAATCTTCTGTTCTGCCTACATATAGAATTAATAGAGAAGagaatgaaattgatatttcaattaaGTGCTTTGTGTAGCCAAAACAAAAAGGCTACTCGCCCAAACCGTCACCCTATGGTGAAACATCACGCCGGGGCACCAATGGAAAGGGTTCATCTAGATTTTGTGGGGCCCCTCCCAAAAACAGAACGAGGAAATGAACATATCCTCATGATGATCGATCAGTTTACCAAATGGGTGGAATGTGTCCCTCTCCCCGCCCAGGGCGCAGAACTAACAGCCCGTACGGCAGTGAATGAGTTCTTCTCCCGTTTCGGAAGTCCCTTTCAGGTATTCACTGATCAGGGGAGGAACTTTGAATCCCATCTGTTTAAAGCCATGTGTGACCTGCTTCAAATACACAAAAGTAGAACCACCCCATACCGCCCCTCCTCCAATGGTCAAGTAGAGCGTTGCAATCGAACGCTGATGGCTTCAGTGCGGTGCTTTGtgggaaaaaatcaaaag comes from the Mytilus trossulus isolate FHL-02 chromosome 3, PNRI_Mtr1.1.1.hap1, whole genome shotgun sequence genome and includes:
- the LOC134711579 gene encoding uncharacterized protein LOC134711579; translation: MEGQFNQELTNRLIHGLQQTGQDEPYENDQQHYIDEENAVDFQRYLEPNSQFLGQNFEDMDPSDFPGQSFMSKGDGLNSQNESMLRDEELIQIGNNQQEQTGNNAAYQRSRPDGSPMFSQSSGFVAGDSESVVFRPIKQLDFSSLDETAMTDVILPRGINRSASTPDHNSRSISMITREQFIENSGMNRNDSPDGNFYELKTSPNQSEPEEELDSKVIFSPLHDLNNYQEEHFDSGMKSPSLSRQQMRPKVSQNVNYESTHENFELTQQTLNETDISPFRDNYQTQGQQKVVRNSPQQSIPTFGGDRRSPKYSPSHGQSPHHHSISPSLQHSQLFETREIFVSVPQQNQFGHSPITPDSLNQSGGFSQKLIDLDEPQTQRFLSSQQNHEANTASIHSGQDRVYNPHQNKVPVNRNQQVQNMAQMSAVVNQHATSGGRGQAMTNPTHDVQMKDTSRSQMAASNKPEGKPVDKKPWNYAKGQGNRDQQSYLEKGAQKREVLAQHAKSRLVREEPKGRAQEKTSQLPVKAKGNVRMGSGQSTESLNKVGDSFPANRNTRQAVQGQSRDNSVSVSRGNIGPTDGQSRYGGVPVNKGGNKVDRGRISEQHKTKEDYSPVSQMEHYSEAHDSSLDVQGMEDVRSQLKNMLKLSTSESNSMMGAKSFDFNDDHEEVHNEPYPGNVEYSVMSGNGQDNVSELLENFPSITACMWTDNSSINRNDVSVQNENTRLREILEKERYRRKHCEQQIQKLNIKHLETQQQLAVAVSTDKRKDIMIEQLDKQLGKVLEGWKVQDHEKTISLEKNRQEKMKLEETINKQQKVIDSFEQDMTQALEVVRVERDEAETTVEELRSQFEEKERNRRHAEEMLDTEREKSSLIKQELDMIKDNRDQMDKKFQQLQDRMYQEQDNWFKREQELLNKIDQVSESNVKVVQQEKDKNEELSNRNRVMEEEVHEIQKIIKKMEMEHDAVLREKESLKVEMGIMEAKFESSQRTLEAELASQMEKEISDQMSDLQKRVEKNDSEMREKHYEHTKELNQRHKEDLEKHLANFHRQLKDRDDENRRQIQEYEEKLQAYRAEISNLQDTKQKLEKQRTDILLKLQQMMQSQWNEALSLLATTPQRKRGQFNGPSKVAEFSLSQNGTNSRPREDNSLQLSDLSSREQAPSAAQRGNKSRMTRDDVPVSTEVNLTDFQTSLHMQQLLQSLSSFTTQPFPAYGNGQPANQQDNDVYPDPHQTLPLRPEMSYSTHEETKSASYPSSPNPKKVYHQGNISQGHNQGNLIQGHHQGNVSQGHHQGNVSQGHHQGNVSRGHHQGHLSQSHHQGNVSQGYHQENVSESYPEGNDSEGHALQSPAMSYSHPPLSYPVDETDEFNNHLQMLLNANRPDPPVLTGSRNDSVSQGHALNMSQMSSVVGLKNDSQNYGHVQSNASQVQGQQHPHRQTYSESVDHWLRQSLRSQDNQSHDLNKSHASHVSSHQDDYIGQMGMAVPIRPPQQQESFIAPPDSELSSHHPDMSHLHQQPQSACYSPPTKQTRTQALQQDHDPLLNESVRLANEYNEISDKVEEHEYRQGELQHYIHMLLQKPPGDPGIDQDEHASIFSHDQTEELDLNDTAQAAQIQRELSRIQELREKPALHDETDRRAVKVPTAQGSKAVGNSFQGVLQPEHLAEISKYLEKHKDQLSGKTNEDEHLVEIVSLLRNMQIQNPQKTVNFRQQVESPRSPRDKVKKNLRGQMSKVSDSAQSRPDTSQGQNGKSQGQTKKIERKVASVGPNRHIQNKGKNAAWK